The sequence below is a genomic window from Gouania willdenowi chromosome 12, fGouWil2.1, whole genome shotgun sequence.
TTCCAAACACTCCGACAAGTCTGTAAAGCTGCTGTGACCAGACTAGCTGCATCAAAGGCCTGTAACGGATTATGAGAAGTGGATAGCACATTATGCAATGTCCGTTGTTTAGACTATAAAAGGAGAGTCatgcaatgatttttttaaaagggcATGGGAGGGATTTTAAGGTGATCTTTTTctttagtgaggactgagtgtCTCTAACCCAGAGTGGAATGTTGTCCTGCAGGAAACTCACAAAGTTTACAGACAGAAACTGGAGGAGCTCACCAATCTACAGGCCACGTGCAGCAGTGCCATCAGTAAACAGAGAAAATGCCTCAAAGACCTCAGGCACAGCTTGAGCAAGTACGTACACTAGTGTACATTCCATGCACACCTCTGCACTTCTGTGCATTCACAACAAAGGTGGTCACCATTTTAGAAGTTTGCTATTtctgttgatttttatttatttaattgttttggttttttgcaGAGCTATACACTATTGTACAACTAACCATTTATGCTCTTTTTGTGATGCTACTGTAGACGTTATGAGAGAGAGTGCTGCACAGTTAATCAGGTTTTAATCatgatcacaattttggttgccacgacgAAATAAATCTGAATGTCGGCGatatttacatttgaaatatTATTCAGGCTCTGATGCATTTCTGATTTGGAGCTCGTTCTCCACCAGTCGCATAGTATGCCAGGGGGCGAGCACATGGTTGAGGCTTCATTAAGCtgccagaataataataagcgGGCAAGGCTTCAGCAGCAACTTTGAGTCACTCTGTGGACTGAAGAGAGCAAtgtcggaaaaaaaaaaagtatgtgatTCCCCTCACGCAATTATTTCTGCAAAGTTGCAATACCTACGAAGACTGTTGGAACAATGTGAAAGGAGAGTAGAGAGGGAATGCAACCTTGACTGGCTTATGGTCAAACAGactgtatttagttttgtttttttttagtatttcttattattctttatttatttatttatttatttttaagcttAATTTTAGACTAaaaactgttcacatattgtttgtttataaGTAGTGCAACAAAAATAGATGtccctaacatgataaataattgtgataaataatttatacatatatgatAAAATAGATTATATTTTGATTAGCGCtacaagatgactattgttgtaattggcgctatatgaataaagtagaatttaattgaaattattGTGTTTACAATATTGGTTAAAATAGTTGTGATTATCATTTGGGTCATAATCATGCAGCCGTAATATGAGTTCCGATACACTGCATTTGATGTTTGTTTAGAGTAAAATAGTCTTAATACTTACGTTTATAATCTCGCTCATTACTCTTACTTTTTTCCTCATAGGTGTGCGCAGTCATGTGACGAGAAGGAGCTGAAAGTCATCTCTGATATCAAAACCCAaatcaaagataaagaaaatgttttctttgacaTGGAAGCATATTTGCCAAAGAGGAATGGGTAAGTCCTTCATGTCCAGTGAGGCTAAATGTTAAAGCCATGAGGGAGGAAATAAAcctattttctgtgttttcttcaAAGACTGTACTTGAATTTGGTCCTGGGCAATGTGAATGTAACTCTTCTCAGTAACCAGGCAAAGTATGTGAGAAACATGTGGAAAGTGCACATTTCATCCTCTTTCTGCTGCCAgtttatcatgtttttatttaatttttttcctcttctttctgcTCTCCTAGATTTGCTTACAAAGATGAATATGAGAAGTTCAAGCTTTGTATGACGATAATCCTGATGTTGGGAGCAATAACCTGCCTCTTCTTTCTTAACTCCCGGTGAGTGAAAgcttgttgttttattgtggaAACAGTTGAAGTGGGGCTCAGCATTTgttctactgtttttttttgtttttttttagtgtcaCTGATGAAATCTTCAACTTTTTGCTGGTGTGGTATTACTGCACTCTGACCATAAGGGAAAGCATCCTCATGAGCAATGGCTCCAGGTGTGTTCTCACATCATTCCTAATGTAATGTTCCATCTACTAGATACTGATGAGTTTGATGGTCCTCTCTTTATTTCAGGATCAAAGGTTGGTGGGTGTTGCACCATTATGTCTCCACGTTCCTGTCGGGTGTAATGTTGACCTGGTGAGAtaatattcagattttttttctattatgaaTCAGTCTTAATCTTTGATTTGTTTGagaaatgtactttattttgaaatgtttttcttgCTTTTCTTTCTGTCTCTCTCTACCACAGGCCAGAAGGTCCCATGTATCAAATGTTTAGAAGTCAGTTTCTGGCTTTTTCCATTTATCAGAGTAAGTTGGCTCACAAAACTTAAAGCAAGGTGTGCCCAAACTGCGGCCCGTGGTCCAAATGTGGCCCGCCTTGAGTTATTAATTCGGCACGGGAGAAGAATATGAAACAAATGGGGCCttaaatataaaacatgttGTTACTGCACTTTCTGGTTCTAACACTCGGCTGCGCTGTCATAACCATTACAAGTAATACAATAAACCAAACTGATCAAAGAAGAAATCTCAATCAGGGTGAGGTGAATGGTGGACGTAAACTGCGGAAATATCCCCTCATGTTTTTATCCGTATTTGGCTTTCTGTTGAAAacgttttgacatttttgacttAAAGGGACACTCAacccaaatgaaaaaatatgattCAACTGAAAAACCATTATGTAAACTTTACTAGTAGGAGGGAGATGCGATGTAGAATGTGATGGGTTGCGTATCGCttttagtaataataacaagaagacatagtcatcaacatcccccgccagattggttatCATTATAACttacaaccttttcctaaatgtcctaaatgtaagaacttagatgtgtaaataagaaaaaaatatcacatcaggatataaaattactaattatcttaaacggtttgtaagaaaagctgtccacttTGAAGATccctcaaacagagtaaaaaaacgtcacaagggcaataactccggaaaaaatatttgcacacttgtcattttcgaactccatcaaggtattgataccctgaagccacacaccgaatttggttatcctatcttaaatggtttctgagaaaagctgtcccattTAACTCGGACAGACGTATGGACGGAGCtgaaacctatatcccccttccacactttattttatatagcgctttacaAAAAACTCAGGCACTTTATAATTAAAGTACagatgattaaaataaaatagtacatGTAATAATGAAAATTTAAAGAGCCAAGGTAACATTTAATGTAATATGATAAGTAGTTTTAGAAATTAAAAGCAAGTTTGAATAGATGAGTTTTGAGTCGTAGTCCAGAGTGGTACAGTTTCGAATGTAACACTAGGTAGTTCTGTTTTCCCAATgaggttttttaaaaattataatttttttttagatctgaTGGTTTTCACAGAAGATCTTGACAAGTTGTATATTTACTTTCCCTAAATCCCCTGTTACTGTCATCGGTTTTCCACAGATAACATGATTTGCCAGATGCCGTCATGCTGTGACCTTGTGGTCCATGAACAGTGAAACGTCCCCTTTATATATGTTTACTGTGTTTCCGGGTGTTGCGCAGTACAAATATAGAAAAGAAACGGTTTCATTGACCACATCAACTTGCCGGGATCATCCTCTGTTTTAATAGGTTTGTTAGTGGTTCATTCGTGGAGTTAAATCACATGTTGGTGTTCAGGAGATGATGTCACATGATGACTTGTGATTTGTTCACTGATGAGTGAAGCGTTCTCTGTTTGTGGTGAGAATTAGTCATGTGCCAAATGCCTATCGTCAAACCTTTACCGTTTAAACCCTTTTCTGATCTTTATCCATTCACCAACATACCGTCAAAGCATAATTATGAAAATCCTTGTTTCCCAGGTTTTGTTCAGTTTCTCCAGTACTACTACCAGAGTGGCTGCTTGTACAGACTGAGAGCTTTGGGGGAGAGAAATCAACTGGACCTTACAGTGGGTGAGTTGTAAGCTATTTTTAGTGTTAGCCATTTCAATCGTTTGAACTCTTCAACCTTCTGCAACACCATGTCTGGAGAAACAGGGGAAAGGTGAGGGGGATAAGACCAGCTGCTAACAtcagcgtgcacacacacagatgttgaACTGTGTTGGAGATCAATGTGATGTAAGGAAGTCTGTGATGTTTTTCCTGGTCGATGGTATGAGCTGCTTTTTGTCTGCAGAGGGATTTCAGTCGTGGATGTGGAGAGGACTCACTTTTCTCTtgccttttctcttttttggccATGTAAGTTGAACTTTAGAACCtaattttttaattcaaaggcTAATGTCCTTGTCCATAATGGCTCATCATttgtaataattaatatttgtaAGCAAACATAAGCAATAAAGTGTGATTTATTTACAGATGCTTCCAGAGTGTGTAGCCTAGCCACATGTTGAAATAGAACTATTTGTCTTCCCTTACAGTTCTGGCAACTGTACAATTCAGTAACTCTGTTTCGACTGGCAGGACGTGAAGACTGTAAGGAATGGCAGGTAAGAGTAAAGATTTTTAAATGCGTAGTTACAGTTTATGGTATTTGTgcttaaaatgttgttttgggCGGGTTTCAAAAAGTAAGTAAAGGAGACCTCAGTTTTACACAGAATGAAAAGCTTAGTCTTCAGTTTCAGGTAGAAATCAAGTGGGAAAATGTGTAAATCTGCTTAATGTTAGTGTTcttcaggaaatccactttgatctcctgacattttcATTTGAccactgccagtctttgtcagatgcgtctactgatcgctttgatgtttccttgacttccacgtaaaATTTCAAGCAAGAttccttttgtcttcttttcaaATAATAAGTTaagctttcatttattcagacaacagttGTTAAGGAACTCCACTTTGATCCCCTGACGTGTTTCGACAGACAACTACCAGACttcatcagaggcgtctgctgatcgctttgatgtttcttttgaagtttctttgacttccgcataacatttccagcaagattatttttgtcttcgttttgaatattgtgttaaggtttcatttattcagacaatggttcctcaggaaatccactttgatcttgTAACATGTTTctactgacaactgccagtcttcgtcagaggcctTTACTGATCACTTTGACGTTTCCTTGACTTtggcgtaataattccagcaagagttttttcatcttctttttgaataatatgttatggtttcatctATTCAGAGCTGTTCCTTAGGAactccactttgatctcctgacatgttttcgacggacaactgccagtcttcatcaaagtggaatgaataaatgaaactttaacacaTCATTCAAAAAAATCTTGCTGGTAAATCAGCTTAGTTCAGATTTGTGTCATTgacattaaagtcattttcttgttgtttttaacaatggTCCCCTTTAACAATCCATTTAAATCCATTTCTGCTTCTCCTTTCAGGTATACATGCTGGCACTAACATTTCTCGTCCTCTTCCTGGGAAATTTCCTCACAACATTGAAAGTCGTCCGCCAAAAAGTTAAGAAAAATCATGACAAAGTGCAAAAGAACGACTGAACGTAAACCTCATTTCAACAGACTAAGTTGCTTAAAGGACAGACGGGAGGCGGAGCGAAAACCACTGTTTCTCTCAGCATCGAGGCAAAAATACTCAGCTTGGACGTTTTTACTCTGAAAAGACTCGACGATGATGCGGCCGCTTAGATGGACAGCAATAGTGTTCGTCCTCTCCTTGATGAATATTCCTTTGTCTTGTGTATAAACTGTAAGTGGGGTTTGATATGCTTGGGATGGGCATTATTGTCTCTGCATGATTCTGTGGGAGAGCTTCAGTTCAAATCATATGCAACAAATAAAGGACGGGTAGCATTGATCCTCAGCTCCAACGTTGGCTTCCATCAAACATAGATATGCTGCAtagttttgaggaaaaaatatgaacaaacgTGACCTTTAATGTGTCATTTCTTTTTCACGAATAATGGCTACTTATGATGCTTTTGGAGTAAAAAGGTCCAAATCAAGCAATGATTTTCAATAATatcttttttggtttatttttctgttgagTTGTTTTGAAATACATGTTCTGTCACTGATGTTAGTACAACTTTCACTGTAGGTGCAATAATTTTGATATGCTCACTAAAAAGATGTGTAAGGTCAGAACTCCTGTTTTGTGTCTGATCAGGGTTACGTGTGTGTTTGAAGTTGTGATGATTGCAGCACAGATTTGTTTCCACAGGGCATTATTATCATGAGTTACATTTAGAAGAAATGCAGAATTTGTGTGTTACAGGAAAATTTGAAGCATCTTTAGATGTTGACTGAAGTGTTGGCatttgatgcaaaaaaaaaattcccaaaccAACGTTGTTTTTCCTCTCAACAGTATAGGCCAGCTGCTCATTCTCATTTATTCCACAGCTGAGAAGTGCCAGAGCAGATCAGCATCAAGAGAAAGTGCCCCAGTATGTGTACgttatttgtaaaatattttggatCCAACACAAGAATTAAAAATGGGCGTGATCGTGTATCATGTTAAATGGAATTCATTGTCTAAgtggaattattttatttattcaagttTAAGCTCAGCGCACGTGTCAGAATTTGATGTATTCATTTGATTACATCACGTGTCAAGCTCGAGGCTCGGGgaccaaattcggccctttagagcaacCAATGTGGCCTGCGGGAGACTGTGAAAACAATACTcaatgtgtaaatgaccaaatatttcAATTGTAGATATGTCACATGAAACTCCATAATATTGCAGCAGCTTGCAATTCTTCCATTTTGATCACGAGTGCAGTCGGttttaattacatattttttccccaaaaaatgttaaaaattctcataaaattgccctaaattacacaaaaattggttgcCAAagcaaggatttttttttcagttaagaTTCTGCAGGGACtcatatctgtcatttattgcttagatattgtcggtgccttacatactggAATCATTTActtgtggaagtgcaaactagggcacaactGGGTTGAATATGCatctaaaatctgcggcccgcTTGAGATAAAACAGGgtctaaaatgactttgacactgCTTCTTCAGAGCATCCAGTTTGGCCTGcagaatgtaaaaataaaagggaaaacatgaaagattgtgtaaattaccaaataatccagttgtagttTTCTCCGCCCCTCTTAATCTATAAATTAAATCTTCCCATGTCCATATCACAATCATAGCTGCAGTCACAAATTGTCCAAAGAAATTCCactttttctaaaatcctgcaatttctgaCAAACAATCCCACGGCAATTGGCCTAAATTACATAATATGCCAAAATAACCGAGAATTTTGCAATTGAACAAGCAGCTTGGATATGATCTATATCTGTTATACAGTATTTGGTAGTGTAAACTACAGCAGAATATTGATAAACTGCTCTTTTGTCCCAATCAAAAACCCCTGGATTAGACTAAACACTGTCTGAGTAGCAAAGGGGCGTGGTTTAGAAACGACGCTGAACAAAGTGACCCAAGTTTACATCAGCCTTTGTGTAATAACTATGACCTGAAGCAGCAGTGTGGTTGTTCCCCTCCAGTGGGCGCTGTTGGCAAAATTAAGAAtcttgcaacaacaaaaaaagaaaagaagtgcATGTGCACGTGTTCttaaaaaatgttcatatttAATTAACATCCTCAGTTGTCCTGACATGAACTGAGTGCAATTCTCAATATGATTGATGGGTTTATTATGTACTGCACACATAAAGATGATCTATTGGCAGAGTAGTTTTAAAAGTCACagacaaggaagaaaaaaaacattgtatattattttatttttttaaaatacactcCAGAGAGCTGTATAACAGCCTGGATTATACCTATAAATCAAATTTGGTTGTGATAAAGTActaggaatatatatatatatatatatatat
It includes:
- the tmem120b gene encoding transmembrane protein 120B isoform X2: MSKSKFQTEWQEIDDEYQQLQETHKVYRQKLEELTNLQATCSSAISKQRKCLKDLRHSLSKCAQSCDEKELKVISDIKTQIKDKENVFFDMEAYLPKRNGLYLNLVLGNVNVTLLSNQAKFAYKDEYEKFKLCMTIILMLGAITCLFFLNSRVTDEIFNFLLVWYYCTLTIRESILMSNGSRIKGWWVLHHYVSTFLSGVMLTWFCSVSPVLLPEWLLVQTESFGGEKSTGPYSGGISVVDVERTHFSLAFSLFWPFLATVQFSNSVSTGRT
- the tmem120b gene encoding transmembrane protein 120B isoform X1: MSKSKFQTEWQEIDDEYQQLQETHKVYRQKLEELTNLQATCSSAISKQRKCLKDLRHSLSKCAQSCDEKELKVISDIKTQIKDKENVFFDMEAYLPKRNGLYLNLVLGNVNVTLLSNQAKFAYKDEYEKFKLCMTIILMLGAITCLFFLNSRVTDEIFNFLLVWYYCTLTIRESILMSNGSRIKGWWVLHHYVSTFLSGVMLTWPEGPMYQMFRSQFLAFSIYQSFVQFLQYYYQSGCLYRLRALGERNQLDLTVEGFQSWMWRGLTFLLPFLFFGHFWQLYNSVTLFRLAGREDCKEWQVYMLALTFLVLFLGNFLTTLKVVRQKVKKNHDKVQKND